In bacterium, the following are encoded in one genomic region:
- a CDS encoding ABC transporter ATP-binding protein produces the protein MRRRPGSGGGVLLVAAQDLAMTAKLEIVDLTKRFPATRSSPAGGAAGPKAGWLEVLSRVSLHVGQREFVTLLGPSGCGKSTLCNIVAGLIPPDGGRVFLDGTPLGPRRGQVAYMQQKDLLLPWRRVIDNAILGLEIQGVARLEARDEARDLLRRFGLERFESYYPALLSGGMRQRVALVRTLLCRKDVIVLDEPFGALDAMTRAAMRGYLLRLVEEFGRTILFITHDIEEAVLLSDRIYVMSARPGRIRAEIALPLVRPRDPAHEIVVRTKTEIAAVLQAEMAEAFA, from the coding sequence TTGAGGCGCCGCCCCGGTTCCGGGGGCGGCGTTTTGCTTGTGGCGGCCCAAGACCTTGCGATGACGGCAAAACTCGAGATCGTCGATCTGACGAAGCGGTTCCCCGCGACGCGCTCCTCGCCCGCCGGCGGAGCTGCGGGTCCAAAGGCCGGATGGCTGGAGGTCCTAAGCCGAGTCTCGCTGCACGTCGGGCAGCGGGAGTTCGTGACGCTGCTCGGGCCCAGTGGATGCGGAAAGAGCACGCTCTGTAACATCGTGGCCGGGTTGATCCCGCCGGACGGCGGGCGGGTGTTCCTGGATGGGACGCCGCTCGGCCCGCGCCGCGGTCAGGTGGCGTACATGCAGCAGAAAGACCTCCTCCTTCCGTGGCGGCGGGTGATCGACAACGCCATCCTCGGATTGGAGATCCAGGGAGTCGCCCGCCTGGAGGCTCGGGATGAAGCCCGGGACCTGCTGCGGCGGTTCGGGCTCGAGCGCTTCGAATCGTACTACCCGGCGTTGCTCTCCGGCGGCATGCGCCAGCGCGTCGCCCTGGTCCGGACGCTCCTCTGCCGCAAGGACGTCATCGTCCTCGACGAACCGTTTGGCGCCCTCGACGCGATGACCAGGGCTGCGATGCGGGGGTACCTGCTGCGGCTCGTAGAAGAGTTTGGGCGGACGATCTTGTTCATCACGCACGACATCGAGGAAGCCGTCCTCCTCTCCGACAGGATCTACGTGATGAGCGCGCGCCCCGGACGCATCCGGGCCGAGATCGCGCTCCCGCTCGTCCGTCCCCGAGACCCCGCACACGAGATCGTGGTACGCACAAAAACGGAGATCGCCGCCGTCCTTCAGGCGGAGATGGCGGAGGCGTTCGCATGA
- a CDS encoding ABC transporter permease produces MRAVASETRDAVAPPRGIKVLSSIGPVLAHAGPPAVLLAAIFGLWEWGVRTFGIPFYILPAPSRIATLVVTERALLAGEAAVTLLEIFLGFGIALVMGIGLALLIFASRTVERAVYPLVIASQTVPVFAIAPLLIVWLGYGMLSKVAMAALIVFFPIVVNTVDGLRAADPDIINLLLILGATPAQVLVKLRAPAALPFVFSGIRIAVATSVIGAVIGEWVGATQGLGFLMIHANAQLHIDLVFAAIAVLSLMAVGLFLAVSGIEWLVLPWRRLGDS; encoded by the coding sequence ATGAGGGCGGTGGCCTCCGAGACCCGCGACGCCGTCGCACCGCCGCGGGGGATCAAGGTCCTCTCGTCGATCGGCCCTGTGCTGGCACATGCCGGGCCCCCGGCCGTTCTGCTCGCTGCGATTTTCGGACTCTGGGAGTGGGGGGTCCGCACATTCGGCATCCCGTTCTACATCTTGCCCGCCCCCAGCCGGATCGCGACGCTCGTCGTCACGGAACGCGCGCTGCTCGCCGGCGAGGCGGCCGTCACGCTGCTCGAGATCTTCCTCGGATTCGGGATCGCGTTGGTCATGGGGATCGGGCTGGCCCTGCTCATCTTCGCGTCCCGAACGGTCGAGCGCGCGGTCTACCCGCTGGTGATCGCGAGCCAGACGGTGCCGGTGTTTGCCATCGCGCCCCTGTTGATCGTCTGGCTGGGATACGGGATGCTCTCCAAGGTGGCGATGGCCGCGCTGATCGTGTTCTTCCCGATCGTGGTCAACACCGTCGACGGTCTTCGCGCGGCCGATCCCGACATCATCAATCTGCTCCTGATCCTCGGCGCCACCCCCGCCCAGGTGCTCGTAAAACTCCGCGCCCCCGCGGCGCTGCCCTTCGTGTTCTCCGGGATCCGGATCGCCGTCGCCACCAGCGTGATCGGGGCCGTGATCGGCGAATGGGTGGGCGCCACGCAGGGCCTGGGATTCCTGATGATCCACGCGAACGCCCAACTCCATATCGACCTCGTGTTCGCGGCGATCGCGGTGCTGAGCCTGATGGCCGTGGGGCTCTTCCTCGCGGTGTCGGGCATTGAGTGGCTCGTGCTGCCGTGGCGCCGCCTCGGGGATTCGTAA
- a CDS encoding ABC transporter substrate-binding protein: protein MKRVGWIGGVLAVVAIIAAGMPGTAAAPTSLVFMLDWFPNPDHVPLYAAQQEGYFTQEGVRVTLQVPANTDDPLKLAAAGRVDVAVNYEPNVILARAQRLPVRSIGVLIGQPLTTIMFLKSSGIRSPKDLVGRHVGFAVTGFADAMVDQVMRSAGASTTGVKMVNVGFDLVPALLSHKVDAVVGAYRNYERVQIELQGQPVAMFEPERYGVPTFYELVLITSDTALVRHREALQRFVRAVGRGIAFTLKNPDRAFAAYVRANPTMKLDDELNRKSFRATLPTYARTETQARDRWELFDQWLATRKVIPSAVPVDDLYTNLAR, encoded by the coding sequence ATGAAGCGAGTGGGATGGATAGGCGGGGTGCTCGCCGTCGTCGCGATCATCGCCGCGGGGATGCCCGGCACGGCGGCGGCTCCGACGTCATTGGTGTTTATGCTGGACTGGTTCCCGAACCCCGATCATGTGCCCCTCTACGCCGCGCAGCAGGAGGGGTACTTTACCCAGGAAGGCGTGCGGGTCACGCTGCAGGTTCCGGCAAACACCGACGATCCCCTCAAGCTGGCAGCGGCCGGCCGGGTCGACGTCGCGGTCAACTATGAGCCCAACGTCATCCTTGCCCGCGCGCAGCGCCTCCCGGTCCGCAGCATCGGGGTCCTGATCGGCCAACCCCTGACCACCATCATGTTCCTGAAGAGTTCAGGCATCCGGTCCCCGAAAGACCTGGTGGGCCGGCACGTCGGGTTCGCCGTGACAGGGTTCGCGGACGCCATGGTCGACCAGGTGATGCGGAGCGCCGGGGCGTCGACTACGGGAGTCAAGATGGTGAACGTGGGGTTCGATCTCGTGCCGGCGCTCCTCTCGCATAAGGTCGACGCGGTCGTCGGTGCCTATCGAAATTACGAACGCGTGCAGATCGAGCTGCAGGGCCAGCCGGTCGCGATGTTCGAACCCGAACGGTATGGGGTGCCGACGTTCTACGAGCTCGTGCTGATTACCAGCGATACGGCGCTGGTCCGGCACCGGGAGGCGCTGCAGCGGTTCGTGCGGGCGGTGGGCCGAGGCATCGCGTTTACTTTGAAGAATCCCGATCGCGCCTTCGCCGCGTACGTCCGTGCCAACCCCACGATGAAGCTCGACGACGAACTGAATCGGAAATCGTTCCGTGCGACACTGCCGACGTATGCGCGGACGGAGACGCAGGCCCGCGACCGTTGGGAGCTGTTCGATCAATGGCTGGCCACGCGCAAGGTGATCCCGAGCGCGGTCCCGGTGGACGACCTGTACACGAACCTCGCGCGGTGA
- a CDS encoding acetylornithine deacetylase, whose translation MSALDRFLTSHQEDLYALTERLVAFETPCPPGRNTEAIQRFLAATLAEWGAEVQLFPLYPEDAEIVARLPGRGGGRALLINGHVDVATTAPGEAWSHPPYAPVRRDGRIYGRGTADMKGGIAAALTALRACLEVGERPRGDVIVHLVTGEEMGEGGTLLALEHTPPVPFGLVPEPTAGELSLGQGGVVTGWITIQSPQTHHDAVRRRMIHAGGGLAGASAIEKMMKVLAALQELERHWAVMKSHPGFPSGTTTVNPAAIEGGRHPAFVADRCALWVTVHFYPGEAAEDVTAEIERTVRAVAAADPWLRSHPPTFQWGGRSMIEDRGEVFPAFETDPEHPGVAVLEQAHRDVFEIAPPKRMSTGVCDAGWLAARGIPSVVYGPGRWEQAHAIDEYVATADLLAFARVYARLIRVWCG comes from the coding sequence GTGAGCGCGCTTGACCGGTTCCTGACCAGCCATCAAGAGGACCTCTACGCACTCACCGAACGGCTCGTGGCGTTCGAGACGCCGTGTCCGCCCGGCCGGAACACTGAGGCCATTCAGCGGTTCCTCGCCGCGACGCTGGCGGAGTGGGGGGCGGAGGTCCAACTGTTCCCCCTGTATCCCGAAGACGCCGAGATCGTCGCGCGCCTCCCCGGAAGGGGGGGAGGGCGGGCGCTGTTGATCAACGGTCATGTGGATGTCGCCACGACGGCCCCCGGAGAGGCCTGGTCGCATCCACCGTATGCGCCCGTGCGGCGAGACGGTCGCATCTACGGACGGGGGACGGCCGATATGAAGGGCGGGATCGCGGCGGCCCTCACGGCCCTCCGCGCGTGCTTGGAAGTGGGCGAACGTCCCAGGGGCGATGTGATCGTGCACCTCGTCACCGGCGAGGAGATGGGCGAGGGAGGAACGCTCCTTGCGCTCGAGCACACCCCGCCGGTCCCGTTTGGACTCGTGCCCGAGCCGACCGCGGGCGAGCTCTCACTCGGCCAAGGCGGTGTCGTCACCGGGTGGATTACGATCCAGAGTCCCCAGACGCACCACGACGCCGTCCGCCGGCGGATGATTCATGCCGGCGGCGGGCTCGCAGGAGCCAGTGCGATCGAGAAGATGATGAAGGTGCTCGCGGCCCTCCAAGAGTTGGAACGCCACTGGGCCGTGATGAAGTCCCACCCCGGATTTCCCTCGGGAACGACCACCGTGAACCCCGCCGCGATCGAGGGCGGCCGGCATCCGGCGTTTGTCGCCGACCGGTGCGCGCTCTGGGTCACCGTCCACTTCTACCCGGGGGAGGCCGCGGAGGACGTGACCGCCGAGATCGAGCGGACGGTGCGCGCCGTCGCGGCCGCGGACCCCTGGCTGCGCAGCCACCCGCCGACGTTCCAGTGGGGAGGTCGATCGATGATCGAGGATCGCGGAGAAGTCTTCCCAGCGTTTGAGACCGACCCGGAGCATCCGGGGGTCGCCGTCCTCGAGCAGGCACACCGTGACGTGTTCGAGATCGCTCCCCCGAAGCGGATGTCCACGGGCGTCTGCGATGCGGGGTGGCTCGCGGCACGGGGCATTCCATCGGTCGTCTACGGTCCCGGTAGGTGGGAGCAGGCGCACGCCATCGACGAATACGTGGCGACCGCCGATCTCCTCGCGTTCGCCCGCGTCTACGCCCGTCTGATCCGCGTATGGTGTGGGTGA
- the tenA gene encoding thiaminase II — translation MSLFAQYQALAAPIRERITSHPFIRGLGDGSLSEERFQYYMRQDYLFLIEYRRVLALAAARADDLAVAGRFADLLTLTLNVEMDLHRQFAWKAGISPEALEDTRPAPTTLAYTNHLRLVAETGDLPAIVAAILPCAHGYWEIATVLRSGAGWDRHPLYGDWIRMYTSDEYEAMAAWVADLFDRIVEGASPEREAALRDVYLRSQQYEYLFWEMSQRMEEWPV, via the coding sequence ATGAGCCTGTTCGCGCAATACCAGGCCCTGGCCGCTCCGATCCGCGAACGGATTACCTCTCATCCCTTCATCCGCGGACTCGGTGACGGATCGCTCTCGGAGGAGCGGTTTCAGTACTACATGCGACAGGACTACCTCTTCCTGATCGAGTACCGCCGGGTCCTGGCCCTGGCCGCCGCGCGCGCCGACGACCTGGCCGTCGCCGGCCGGTTCGCCGACCTGCTGACCCTCACGCTGAACGTCGAAATGGACCTGCACCGGCAGTTCGCGTGGAAGGCGGGGATCTCCCCGGAGGCGCTGGAGGATACCCGGCCCGCCCCGACCACACTCGCCTACACCAACCACCTCCGCCTCGTGGCCGAGACCGGGGATCTCCCGGCGATCGTCGCGGCCATTCTCCCGTGCGCCCATGGTTACTGGGAGATCGCCACCGTCCTCCGCAGCGGAGCGGGCTGGGACCGTCACCCCCTCTACGGGGATTGGATCCGGATGTACACGTCGGACGAGTACGAAGCGATGGCCGCGTGGGTGGCCGACCTGTTCGATCGGATCGTCGAGGGAGCGTCCCCGGAGCGCGAGGCCGCGCTTCGTGACGTGTATCTCAGGAGTCAACAGTACGAGTATCTGTTCTGGGAGATGTCCCAGCGAATGGAGGAGTGGCCGGTATGA
- the thiW gene encoding energy coupling factor transporter S component ThiW: protein MRGHADRDRGQHLRRLVLAAMFAALATLLGSLSIPVGPAKVAPFQHTINAIAGIWLGPWYAAGAALVTAFLRHSLGWGTLFAFPGSPFGALVVGYAYRIIRNDAAALCEPIGTGPIGATIAAVFFQPLVGSHHTLWWFQIAFLSSSIPGAILGYVVVRALRRVPAASEWAAQP from the coding sequence ATGAGGGGGCACGCGGATCGGGATCGAGGACAGCACCTGAGACGGCTCGTGCTGGCAGCGATGTTTGCGGCGCTGGCGACGCTGCTCGGGTCACTCAGCATTCCCGTGGGGCCGGCCAAGGTCGCGCCGTTTCAGCACACCATCAACGCGATCGCCGGCATCTGGCTCGGTCCCTGGTATGCGGCCGGGGCCGCGCTCGTCACGGCGTTCCTCCGTCACAGCCTGGGATGGGGCACCTTGTTCGCGTTTCCGGGGAGCCCGTTCGGCGCGCTGGTGGTCGGCTACGCGTATCGTATAATTCGGAACGATGCGGCGGCCCTGTGCGAACCGATCGGGACCGGTCCGATCGGCGCGACGATCGCGGCAGTGTTCTTTCAGCCGCTGGTCGGCTCGCATCACACGCTGTGGTGGTTTCAAATCGCGTTCCTCTCCAGCAGCATCCCAGGGGCCATTCTCGGGTACGTGGTGGTCCGCGCGCTTCGGCGGGTTCCGGCCGCGAGCGAATGGGCCGCGCAGCCATGA
- a CDS encoding heavy metal-associated domain-containing protein: MAGALEGLPGILEAQVNLHTKDVRVRYRPGTVTRKALQDAIARVDVRLRARHRLHVWIARLSGGWHETAGRPREGGRG, encoded by the coding sequence GTGGCAGGAGCCCTGGAAGGGCTTCCCGGGATCCTCGAGGCCCAGGTGAACCTCCACACGAAGGACGTGCGGGTGCGGTACCGCCCCGGCACAGTCACCCGCAAGGCGTTGCAAGATGCGATCGCGCGAGTAGACGTCCGCCTGCGGGCCCGCCACCGGCTGCACGTGTGGATCGCCCGACTCAGCGGGGGGTGGCACGAGACCGCCGGCCGGCCTCGCGAGGGCGGCCGCGGGTGA
- the thiM gene encoding hydroxyethylthiazole kinase: MTSITADRAAALLARVRARHPLIHHITNFVTAGDVANVTLALGAAPVMAHAAEEVEEIAAQAGAVVLNTGTLTVPAVTAMVLAGRLANTRGIPVVLDPVGVGATRFRTEQVARILKDVRCACIRGNAGEIAALAGRPGGVRGVDAAGPIEDLEGLARRLARTTGGAIAATGSQDLLTDGTATVRIDNGHRLLARITGSGCMATAAVAAAAAVEPDPLAAATAGLVWFEVAAERAAEHAAGPGTFRAALIDAVAALDGPAITSRARIVVA, encoded by the coding sequence GTGACCAGCATCACCGCGGACCGCGCGGCGGCGCTGCTGGCCCGGGTGCGCGCACGCCATCCGCTCATCCACCACATCACCAACTTCGTCACCGCCGGAGACGTGGCCAATGTGACGCTGGCGTTGGGCGCCGCGCCGGTGATGGCCCACGCCGCGGAGGAGGTCGAGGAGATCGCCGCTCAGGCGGGCGCGGTGGTCCTCAACACCGGCACGCTCACGGTGCCCGCCGTGACCGCCATGGTGCTGGCGGGGCGCCTGGCGAACACGCGCGGGATCCCGGTCGTGCTCGACCCTGTGGGCGTCGGAGCGACGAGGTTCAGAACCGAGCAGGTCGCGCGGATCCTCAAGGACGTCCGCTGCGCGTGCATTCGCGGCAACGCGGGCGAGATCGCGGCGCTGGCGGGACGACCCGGTGGGGTTCGCGGGGTGGACGCCGCCGGACCCATTGAAGATCTCGAAGGGCTCGCGCGGCGTCTCGCCCGCACGACGGGAGGGGCGATCGCGGCGACGGGGAGCCAAGATCTGCTGACCGACGGGACGGCGACGGTGCGGATCGACAATGGGCATCGGCTGCTCGCGCGGATTACGGGGAGCGGGTGCATGGCCACCGCCGCCGTGGCCGCCGCGGCCGCGGTCGAACCGGATCCGCTCGCCGCGGCGACCGCCGGGCTCGTCTGGTTCGAAGTGGCGGCCGAGCGGGCGGCGGAGCACGCGGCCGGCCCCGGCACATTTCGAGCGGCGTTGATCGATGCCGTGGCCGCGCTCGACGGGCCGGCGATCACGTCGCGCGCCCGGATCGTCGTGGCATGA
- the thiE gene encoding thiamine phosphate synthase — protein MTRGDWRVYVITDARHARGRSHREIAEAAIRGGATAVQLRMKEEPARVILDVARGIGPVCRTAGVAFIVNDRLDVAMLAGADGVHVGQDDLPPTDARAVMGPRALIGVSAATVEEAIAAERAGADYLGVGAVYGTATKSDAGAPVGLARVTEIRRAVRVPLVGIGGITVENAAAVIRAGAHGVAVITAVTLAEDMADAVRRLREAVDGASAR, from the coding sequence ATGACGCGGGGGGACTGGCGCGTCTACGTCATCACCGACGCCCGCCACGCGCGCGGGCGCTCCCACCGGGAGATCGCCGAAGCCGCGATCCGCGGGGGAGCCACCGCGGTGCAGCTCCGCATGAAAGAGGAACCGGCACGGGTCATCCTCGATGTCGCGCGCGGGATTGGCCCGGTGTGCCGGACGGCCGGCGTCGCGTTCATCGTGAACGACCGGCTCGATGTGGCGATGCTCGCGGGGGCGGACGGCGTCCATGTCGGCCAGGACGACCTCCCCCCAACGGACGCGCGGGCAGTGATGGGACCGCGGGCGCTGATCGGCGTCTCGGCGGCCACCGTCGAGGAAGCGATCGCCGCGGAGCGGGCGGGCGCCGACTATCTGGGCGTCGGGGCGGTGTACGGCACGGCGACCAAGTCCGATGCCGGGGCGCCCGTTGGGTTGGCGCGCGTGACCGAGATCCGCCGGGCGGTCCGTGTGCCGCTCGTGGGGATCGGCGGCATTACCGTCGAGAATGCCGCCGCGGTCATCCGGGCCGGCGCTCACGGGGTGGCGGTGATCACCGCGGTGACGCTCGCAGAGGACATGGCCGACGCAGTCCGGCGGCTCCGGGAGGCGGTGGATGGCGCGAGCGCCCGATAA